Proteins encoded by one window of Anaeromusa acidaminophila DSM 3853:
- a CDS encoding methyl-accepting chemotaxis protein encodes MNGVNTRIQTRLTVALAGLVVVTILILGLASYWQAKSALSESVDETAFALAEQYGMQTQFFTEEAILRLEDLASVDLLRDSSDTAMIAPVLAENQKRIGIFENINYVAKNGVGIRSNGTATTNTATREYFKKLLATQKPCVSEVVISGSTNKASVIIAVPVFDRKGQLKGMLGGTLPLEKLQTMLQKVKFKESGYAFLADDSGMVLAHPKRPELAGKLNVAKKEINPELKLPANTLDDRMIQLFKNAMEKNDGVRGEYTFVDGVTRMAVYQPIDLAGGQKWMLMITAPVDEATAEVRHLTYVMLGLSIFCLLLAVGVAAVISKRFVAPILTLRDAAEHIAAGDLRSQEVAVQSQDELGQLAGSFADMSGKLRDLVVQVQRESQQVAAASEELTASAEQAAHAVQQVAGSVTEVAGGADRQLTVAREATTEVDALAKELAGASKRASEVQKSVAKTSQAAESGGEAIGKAIRQMQALDTTVTHSAQVVAKLGERSQEIGQIVDTISGIAGQTNLLALNAAIEAARAGEQGRGFAVVADEVRKLAEQSQEAAGRIASLIGEIQGETGRAVEAMNKGTAEVKEGTVVAGQAGAAFEEIVSLIRKANEEVAAITTAIEQTVNGSGRIVHAVEDMQTVSRGTADQTQTVAAATEEQAASMEEIASSSRSLAHLAEELQVAVSRFKV; translated from the coding sequence ATGAACGGCGTTAATACTCGGATTCAGACTCGATTAACGGTAGCGCTGGCAGGGCTTGTCGTTGTAACAATACTTATTTTGGGGCTGGCGAGTTATTGGCAGGCTAAAAGCGCCCTGTCGGAAAGTGTGGATGAAACCGCCTTTGCGTTGGCGGAACAGTACGGAATGCAGACGCAGTTTTTTACGGAAGAGGCGATTTTGCGCTTAGAAGATTTAGCTAGCGTGGATCTGCTTCGTGATAGTAGCGATACGGCGATGATAGCGCCGGTGTTGGCGGAAAATCAAAAACGAATTGGTATCTTTGAGAATATCAATTATGTAGCTAAGAATGGCGTTGGGATTCGCTCTAATGGTACGGCGACAACGAATACAGCCACGAGGGAGTATTTCAAAAAACTGCTGGCTACCCAAAAGCCTTGTGTTTCAGAAGTAGTCATATCCGGTTCAACCAACAAAGCCTCTGTAATTATTGCTGTGCCTGTGTTTGATCGAAAAGGGCAGCTGAAAGGCATGCTCGGAGGCACCTTGCCTTTGGAAAAATTACAAACGATGTTGCAAAAAGTTAAGTTTAAAGAAAGTGGTTATGCTTTTTTGGCGGACGACAGCGGCATGGTTCTGGCGCATCCCAAGCGGCCGGAACTGGCGGGCAAGCTGAATGTGGCCAAAAAGGAAATCAACCCGGAGCTTAAACTGCCAGCGAATACGCTAGACGATCGGATGATCCAATTGTTTAAAAACGCCATGGAGAAAAACGATGGCGTTCGTGGTGAATATACCTTTGTGGATGGCGTAACCCGGATGGCCGTATATCAGCCGATTGATCTGGCAGGCGGTCAGAAGTGGATGCTGATGATTACGGCGCCCGTAGATGAAGCTACGGCCGAAGTGCGTCACCTGACATACGTTATGCTGGGCTTGAGCATCTTTTGCCTGCTCTTGGCGGTTGGCGTGGCGGCGGTGATCAGCAAACGCTTTGTTGCGCCCATACTCACCTTGCGTGATGCGGCGGAGCATATTGCCGCAGGAGATCTGCGCAGCCAGGAAGTGGCGGTGCAGTCGCAGGACGAACTGGGGCAATTAGCAGGCAGCTTTGCCGATATGAGCGGCAAGCTGCGTGATTTGGTGGTACAAGTGCAGCGCGAGTCCCAGCAGGTAGCGGCGGCCAGTGAAGAGCTGACAGCCAGTGCCGAGCAGGCGGCTCATGCGGTGCAGCAGGTAGCCGGAAGCGTAACCGAAGTGGCTGGCGGTGCGGATCGACAGCTGACGGTAGCGCGGGAAGCCACAACCGAAGTGGATGCGTTGGCGAAAGAACTGGCCGGGGCCTCAAAGCGGGCCAGCGAAGTGCAAAAATCAGTGGCAAAAACCTCCCAAGCGGCGGAAAGCGGCGGCGAAGCCATCGGCAAAGCCATTCGCCAGATGCAGGCTCTCGATACGACGGTAACCCATTCGGCGCAGGTTGTGGCCAAGCTGGGCGAGCGTTCCCAGGAAATCGGCCAGATTGTGGATACCATTAGCGGCATTGCCGGGCAGACCAACCTCTTGGCCTTGAATGCGGCCATCGAGGCTGCCAGGGCGGGCGAACAAGGCCGCGGCTTTGCGGTGGTGGCGGACGAAGTGCGCAAGCTGGCGGAGCAAAGCCAGGAAGCCGCTGGACGCATTGCTTCTCTCATTGGCGAAATTCAAGGCGAGACAGGGCGCGCGGTAGAAGCCATGAACAAGGGCACCGCCGAGGTGAAAGAAGGCACCGTTGTCGCCGGACAGGCCGGCGCGGCCTTTGAAGAAATCGTCAGCTTGATTCGTAAAGCCAACGAAGAAGTGGCGGCCATTACGACAGCCATTGAGCAGACGGTAAACGGCAGCGGCCGTATCGTTCACGCCGTGGAGGATATGCAAACCGTCAGCCGTGGTACGGCGGACCAGACCCAGACCGTGGCGGCGGCCACCGAAGAACAGGCGGCGTCCATGGAAGAGATTGCTTCTTCCAGCCGATCCTTGGCTCATTTGGCGGAAGAACTGCAAGTGGCGGTCAGCCGCTTCAAAGTATAA
- a CDS encoding nitroreductase family protein, with the protein MTDCKRLMEERRSVNFFDAAQPLTPELFRQIVELASLAPSAFNLQPWRLIAVRSAEGRQRLWQLAQQQPKVLEAPVTLIIIGDRGAWQGDNPAWEELAVMLGGAEAVKPYLAMAEALYGATPERRIKFAESNAALLAMSLAYAARCFGVEGHFMSGIDFAGIKEGFALDEDEEVVMLLALGYAEGGKALYPRRKRRTYAELVEEV; encoded by the coding sequence ATGACGGATTGCAAGCGGCTGATGGAAGAGCGGCGCTCCGTGAATTTCTTTGATGCGGCGCAGCCATTGACACCGGAGCTTTTTCGGCAGATTGTGGAATTGGCGTCGCTGGCGCCGTCGGCCTTTAATTTGCAGCCTTGGCGGCTTATCGCCGTGCGCAGCGCGGAGGGAAGGCAACGACTGTGGCAGCTGGCGCAGCAGCAGCCCAAAGTCTTGGAAGCGCCGGTAACGTTGATTATTATTGGGGATCGCGGCGCATGGCAAGGCGACAATCCGGCCTGGGAAGAGCTGGCAGTCATGCTGGGCGGAGCGGAGGCCGTGAAACCATATCTGGCCATGGCGGAAGCGCTTTACGGCGCTACGCCGGAGCGGCGCATCAAATTTGCTGAGAGCAATGCAGCGCTTTTGGCGATGTCGCTGGCATACGCGGCGCGATGTTTTGGCGTAGAGGGCCACTTCATGTCGGGCATTGATTTTGCGGGAATTAAGGAAGGCTTTGCCTTGGATGAGGATGAGGAAGTGGTAATGCTTCTTGCTTTGGGCTATGCGGAGGGCGGCAAAGCGCTTTATCCGCGACGGAAACGTCGGACTTATGCTGAATTGGTGGAGGAAGTATAA
- a CDS encoding DUF523 domain-containing protein, giving the protein MEVVSACLAGIICRYDGTAQEAPDVVEAVRQGKALPLCPEMLGGLPAPRQAAEIKEGRVVTAAGVDLTEPFQKGAEIATQIAILAGCRKAVLKARSPSCGCGRIYDGTFSGRLIDGDGLWARELKKAGIEVSVR; this is encoded by the coding sequence ATGGAAGTGGTGAGCGCCTGCTTGGCAGGCATAATCTGCCGGTATGACGGAACGGCCCAAGAAGCGCCGGATGTAGTGGAAGCGGTGCGTCAAGGAAAAGCGCTGCCTCTTTGCCCGGAGATGCTGGGAGGCTTGCCGGCGCCTCGGCAAGCGGCGGAAATCAAAGAGGGCCGCGTAGTAACGGCGGCAGGCGTTGATTTGACGGAGCCCTTTCAAAAAGGCGCGGAGATTGCCACGCAAATCGCCATTCTAGCAGGCTGCCGCAAGGCGGTGCTTAAAGCTCGTTCGCCTAGCTGCGGCTGCGGGCGGATTTATGACGGAACTTTTTCCGGTCGGCTCATTGACGGTGACGGGCTGTGGGCGCGGGAACTAAAAAAAGCCGGCATAGAAGTGTCGGTAAGATGA
- a CDS encoding TOBE domain-containing protein, with translation MKISGRNKLGATVKEIVRGGVVAKVVMDFKGEELVAVVTNDSVDDLGLKVGDEVTALVKATEMMILK, from the coding sequence ATGAAAATCAGCGGCAGAAATAAACTGGGAGCTACGGTCAAGGAAATTGTTCGCGGCGGCGTGGTGGCTAAAGTGGTCATGGATTTCAAAGGGGAAGAGCTAGTGGCTGTTGTTACGAACGACTCTGTAGATGACTTGGGGCTCAAAGTTGGCGATGAAGTGACGGCGTTGGTTAAAGCCACGGAAATGATGATTTTGAAATAA
- a CDS encoding LysR family transcriptional regulator translates to MELRQLEYFQQVCRLGSVSRAAAQLHVAQPSVSIALQKLEEELGVPLFDRKQRRLRLTQAGERMLQHAEAMLRCRNNAQEEMKDYEASRKGRIQLGITPVIGAFVFPRLFAAFHAAHPDIELQCTETGSLATRRKLLEDELDLGLLIISDAPPGLALRPLAESAIHVCLSPAHPLASARSLSLPQLAKEPFLLFQEDTYMRQLILEECARHGFTPHIRFSSRQIETILSLVEQNAGVGFLPADITRKHPRIVSLPLTPPLSIQAGFAWNEERYLSQACHVLLDFCEKNKKEI, encoded by the coding sequence ATGGAACTTCGTCAATTGGAGTATTTTCAGCAAGTCTGCCGTCTGGGCAGTGTCAGCCGCGCCGCCGCGCAGCTGCACGTAGCGCAGCCTTCGGTCAGTATTGCCCTGCAAAAATTGGAGGAAGAACTGGGAGTCCCTCTCTTTGACCGCAAACAACGGCGTCTCCGCCTCACCCAAGCCGGGGAGCGCATGCTGCAGCACGCCGAAGCTATGCTGCGCTGCCGCAATAACGCCCAAGAAGAAATGAAGGACTACGAAGCGTCCCGCAAAGGCCGCATTCAGCTAGGCATTACGCCGGTCATCGGCGCTTTTGTCTTTCCGCGCCTTTTCGCCGCCTTTCATGCAGCACATCCGGATATCGAGCTGCAGTGCACCGAGACGGGCAGCCTCGCTACGCGCCGCAAGCTTCTGGAAGACGAGCTTGACTTAGGACTGCTGATCATCTCTGATGCGCCGCCCGGCCTGGCTCTGCGTCCCTTGGCGGAAAGCGCCATCCATGTCTGCCTCTCTCCGGCGCACCCTCTGGCTTCCGCCCGGTCCCTTTCGTTGCCGCAGCTGGCCAAAGAGCCATTTCTGCTCTTTCAAGAAGACACCTATATGCGCCAGCTCATCTTAGAAGAGTGCGCCCGCCATGGATTTACGCCGCATATCCGTTTTTCTTCGCGGCAAATCGAAACCATTCTTAGCCTGGTGGAGCAAAATGCAGGCGTCGGCTTTCTGCCCGCCGATATTACTCGCAAGCACCCCCGCATCGTCAGTCTTCCCTTGACGCCGCCCCTCTCCATCCAAGCCGGCTTCGCCTGGAACGAAGAACGCTATCTGTCCCAAGCCTGCCATGTGCTGTTGGATTTCTGCGAAAAGAACAAAAAAGAAATTTGA
- a CDS encoding TSUP family transporter, translated as MELLGYLILGVAVAAFGTLVGIGGGLILVPLFILVFHWEPNLAVGTSLVVVFFNAISGTVAYMRQKKVYYDAGIRFALATLPGAFFGSYAVKYIPEAEFKVFFGATLMVMAALMFWRNHSKGAPNKGTEVPKNYNRTAGVLLSLCVGFLSSILGIGGGIIHVPAMVYLLAFPAHIATATSHFVLAISSMVGVFSHFLLHNILIKEALMIGVGAVLGAQLGAKMSLKVKSKAILSLLAFCLFGLGARLVFTAGAF; from the coding sequence ATGGAACTGCTAGGATATTTAATTCTAGGGGTGGCGGTGGCTGCATTCGGTACGCTCGTAGGTATTGGCGGCGGCCTGATTTTGGTGCCCCTCTTCATTTTGGTATTTCATTGGGAGCCCAATTTAGCGGTGGGTACATCGCTGGTTGTGGTATTTTTTAATGCGATTTCCGGTACGGTGGCGTATATGCGGCAAAAGAAGGTGTACTATGACGCCGGTATTCGTTTTGCCTTGGCTACGCTGCCGGGGGCGTTTTTCGGCAGCTACGCGGTAAAGTACATTCCGGAAGCGGAATTTAAGGTGTTCTTTGGCGCGACCTTGATGGTTATGGCGGCGCTGATGTTTTGGCGCAACCATTCTAAAGGAGCGCCCAATAAGGGGACGGAAGTGCCTAAGAATTACAATCGTACCGCTGGCGTGCTTCTTAGTTTGTGCGTAGGCTTTTTATCCAGCATTCTAGGCATTGGCGGCGGCATTATCCATGTGCCGGCCATGGTCTACTTGCTGGCGTTCCCGGCGCATATTGCGACGGCAACCTCGCATTTTGTGCTGGCGATTTCTTCCATGGTCGGCGTGTTTTCGCATTTCTTGCTGCATAACATTCTGATTAAGGAAGCCTTGATGATTGGCGTCGGCGCGGTATTGGGAGCGCAATTGGGGGCGAAAATGTCCCTGAAAGTGAAGTCAAAGGCTATTCTGTCTTTGCTGGCGTTCTGCCTGTTCGGTTTGGGCGCACGCTTGGTCTTTACTGCAGGGGCCTTCTAG
- a CDS encoding LysR family transcriptional regulator: MTLDLQQLYAFRTIASLGHMTQAASQLALSQPALSRSLARLEDELGFPLFHRCHKRLELTRSGRIFLDNLDQGLQCIEAGRQQALDLIHPERGSVSLSFLHSQGTHLVPELLQQFRRLHPQVHFRLYQNSTAALLEQLHSGGTDLCLCSFTTPPSYLAWRPLFEEDIFIAVHREHPLAQQESLSLQDIAAEPLITFKPNYGLRLLADRLLQQAGVQPEITFEGEEIMTVAGLVEARLGVALIPHLAGLEHLHLAFLPVKDTPCRRTIGLAWHKERYLSPAALKFRDFVLEQRITREEEVPKL, encoded by the coding sequence ATGACCTTGGATTTGCAGCAGCTCTATGCGTTTCGCACCATTGCCTCGCTGGGCCACATGACCCAAGCCGCCAGCCAGTTGGCGCTTTCCCAGCCAGCCTTGAGCCGTTCCCTAGCCCGTTTAGAGGATGAACTAGGGTTTCCTCTATTCCACCGCTGCCATAAACGCCTGGAGCTAACGCGCAGCGGACGTATTTTTCTCGACAACTTGGATCAAGGCCTGCAATGCATTGAAGCTGGACGCCAGCAAGCGCTGGACCTCATTCATCCGGAACGTGGCAGCGTTAGTCTTTCTTTTTTGCATTCCCAAGGCACCCATCTTGTGCCGGAGCTGCTGCAGCAGTTCCGCCGCCTGCATCCGCAGGTGCATTTCCGGCTTTACCAAAACAGCACCGCCGCTCTTTTAGAACAGCTCCATAGCGGAGGCACGGATTTATGCCTTTGTTCTTTTACTACGCCGCCATCTTATTTGGCGTGGCGACCGCTTTTTGAAGAAGACATTTTTATCGCCGTTCATCGTGAACATCCTCTGGCGCAACAGGAAAGCTTATCCTTACAGGACATTGCCGCAGAACCGCTGATTACCTTCAAGCCCAACTACGGCCTGCGCCTGTTAGCGGATCGCTTGCTGCAACAAGCTGGCGTCCAGCCGGAAATCACCTTTGAAGGCGAAGAAATCATGACCGTCGCCGGTCTGGTAGAAGCCCGCCTGGGCGTAGCCCTCATTCCTCATTTAGCCGGTCTGGAACATCTGCATCTAGCCTTCCTGCCGGTCAAGGACACGCCCTGCCGCCGCACCATCGGCCTCGCGTGGCACAAAGAACGCTATCTGTCGCCGGCAGCTCTCAAGTTCCGAGACTTCGTGCTGGAACAGCGCATAACCCGAGAAGAAGAAGTACCAAAATTATAA
- a CDS encoding MFS transporter, with product MGLERGNSKYWRALAALFMGSFVEFALLYVTQPLLPALTKDFALSPSVVSLSVSLTTGAMALALLPLAAVFNRLQRKPTMLAAMLGASLLAIASGCSPNFELLLVCRALQGMLMAAFPAAAMAYVNEEFEPSGVGLAMGIYIAGTSIGGLGGRLLVSLLSDFMSWRTALLVMGGFCLLLAICFFWLLPKAQSRRSTAVKQAGLMAALPSLLKTPGILPLYIVGFVALGSFVALYNYIGYILLAAPYSFSQSQVGAVFLLYLLGTVSSMVSGGQVDRRGPGAVLVAGLLMMLGGALLSLGTPLLCKLGGLGLFTCGFFTTHATASGWVGRLCRGDKAQAASLYLFFYYVGASVIGTGSGIFLASAGWAGVIGVTALILSGALWLAWRQQGLNRRTGVT from the coding sequence GTGGGCTTGGAACGAGGAAATAGTAAGTATTGGCGCGCCTTGGCGGCGCTGTTTATGGGAAGCTTTGTGGAGTTTGCCCTTTTGTACGTGACGCAGCCGCTTTTACCAGCGCTGACAAAGGACTTTGCGTTGTCGCCGTCGGTGGTTAGTTTATCGGTATCTTTGACGACTGGCGCTATGGCGCTGGCGCTTTTACCGCTGGCGGCGGTGTTTAACCGGTTGCAACGCAAACCAACTATGCTGGCGGCGATGTTGGGCGCGTCGCTCTTGGCTATTGCGTCCGGCTGCAGCCCGAATTTTGAGCTACTGTTGGTCTGTCGGGCGTTGCAGGGGATGCTGATGGCGGCATTTCCCGCGGCGGCCATGGCCTATGTGAATGAAGAATTTGAGCCGTCCGGCGTGGGCTTGGCGATGGGGATTTATATTGCCGGTACGTCGATCGGCGGTTTGGGCGGACGTCTTTTGGTAAGCCTTCTCTCGGACTTTATGTCTTGGCGGACGGCGCTTTTAGTGATGGGCGGGTTCTGTCTGCTCTTGGCGATTTGTTTCTTTTGGCTGCTGCCGAAGGCGCAAAGCCGCCGCAGTACCGCGGTAAAGCAGGCCGGTCTGATGGCCGCGCTACCCTCCTTGTTAAAAACGCCGGGCATTCTTCCTCTATATATCGTTGGCTTTGTAGCGCTAGGCTCGTTTGTAGCTTTGTACAACTATATCGGCTATATATTGTTGGCGGCGCCGTATTCTTTTAGTCAGAGTCAAGTGGGCGCTGTATTTCTGTTATATTTGCTGGGGACAGTGAGCTCCATGGTTTCCGGCGGTCAGGTAGACAGGCGCGGCCCGGGAGCGGTGCTGGTGGCAGGGCTGTTGATGATGCTGGGAGGCGCGCTGCTTTCTTTAGGAACGCCACTGCTATGTAAGCTCGGCGGCTTGGGACTCTTTACATGCGGCTTTTTTACCACCCATGCGACGGCCAGCGGTTGGGTGGGACGCTTGTGCCGCGGCGATAAGGCGCAGGCGGCCTCGTTGTACTTGTTCTTCTACTATGTTGGGGCCAGTGTGATTGGCACAGGGAGCGGTATCTTTCTGGCCAGCGCCGGCTGGGCGGGTGTGATTGGAGTAACCGCCTTGATCCTCTCCGGAGCCTTGTGGTTGGCATGGCGTCAACAGGGATTGAACAGGAGAACCGGAGTCACGTGA
- a CDS encoding ABC transporter substrate-binding protein, with protein sequence MKVRSFVLPALLLALLVFMAGCGSSPAAPAASKENSFSFQDDTGRTLALAKKPTRIVVLTPSLLEPLYAVGGQAVGRSASRLGDIPDAAKALPEVGFAYQINSEAVLALSPDLVLGFQGMHENLIPLFQNAGVPVALLRMKGYEDLLRNIRLLGRLSGDEAKAQAEVARLETAKEALQKKLPQASKRIVILHATAKQVTVELPNSLTGDMANLLKVQNVAAGSQGVAADATAVPYSLETLVQQDPDMILITSMGSTKDIEKRMRDDVMASPAWSSLRAVKSGQLFFLPPEWFQVHPGLKYDAALLHLAQTIYPEVYGHAP encoded by the coding sequence GTGAAAGTAAGAAGTTTCGTTCTGCCAGCGCTGCTGTTGGCGTTGCTGGTATTCATGGCTGGCTGCGGGTCATCTCCCGCAGCGCCTGCGGCATCAAAGGAAAACAGCTTTTCCTTTCAAGATGATACCGGGCGGACGCTGGCGTTGGCGAAAAAGCCGACTCGTATCGTCGTACTGACACCGTCGCTGCTAGAACCGCTTTATGCGGTGGGCGGTCAAGCGGTGGGACGGTCGGCATCGCGGTTGGGGGATATTCCAGATGCCGCCAAAGCCTTGCCTGAGGTTGGGTTTGCGTACCAAATCAACAGTGAGGCGGTCTTAGCCTTATCGCCGGATTTGGTGCTGGGGTTCCAGGGAATGCATGAAAACTTAATTCCTCTTTTCCAAAATGCCGGCGTGCCTGTGGCGCTGCTGCGGATGAAAGGCTATGAGGATTTGCTGCGCAACATTCGTTTGCTAGGAAGGCTGAGCGGCGATGAGGCTAAGGCGCAAGCGGAAGTGGCGCGCTTGGAGACGGCAAAAGAAGCGCTGCAAAAAAAGCTGCCTCAGGCGAGCAAACGTATCGTCATTCTCCACGCTACGGCCAAACAGGTAACGGTGGAGCTGCCTAATAGCCTGACCGGCGACATGGCGAACTTGCTCAAGGTGCAGAACGTAGCCGCTGGTTCGCAAGGGGTGGCGGCGGATGCGACCGCTGTCCCTTATAGTTTGGAAACCTTGGTTCAGCAGGACCCGGATATGATTTTAATCACCTCCATGGGTAGCACCAAGGATATTGAAAAGCGCATGCGCGATGACGTCATGGCCAGTCCAGCTTGGTCGTCTTTGCGGGCCGTGAAAAGCGGGCAGTTGTTCTTTTTGCCGCCGGAATGGTTTCAAGTGCATCCGGGCTTGAAGTATGACGCCGCCTTGCTGCACTTGGCGCAGACGATATACCCGGAGGTTTACGGTCATGCGCCCTGA
- a CDS encoding FecCD family ABC transporter permease gives MRPDAAARRAWRWPLLAFFALLAAGACLLGTVKGAAGLSLPEVWQALTGEGNGGSAQIVRNIRLPRVLTGAAVGMNLALAGTLLQGVLRNSLADPHIIGVSAGAGLTGILILVMFPQAEALLTPAAFVGAIGAAALVYALAWNGGLRPGRVILAGVAVAALFGAGITSLLIFYSDRVHGALAWMAGGLAARTWPHVYMVWPYALVGGLIAMAMAGRLNLLQLGDDVARSLGLAVEKTRLLLIALAALLAASAVSVAGLLGFVGLIVPHAARLLIGSDHRFLLPAAGLLGAATVTFCDTVARTAFAPLELPVGVLMAALGAPFFLYLLRKEL, from the coding sequence ATGCGCCCTGATGCAGCGGCCAGGCGAGCCTGGCGATGGCCTCTCTTAGCCTTTTTTGCGCTGCTGGCGGCGGGAGCTTGTCTTTTGGGCACGGTCAAAGGCGCGGCAGGGCTTTCTTTGCCGGAGGTGTGGCAGGCGTTAACGGGTGAAGGAAACGGCGGCAGTGCCCAGATTGTGCGCAACATCCGTTTGCCCAGGGTGCTTACCGGCGCGGCGGTGGGAATGAATCTGGCTTTGGCGGGGACGTTGCTGCAAGGCGTGCTGCGCAACAGCTTGGCGGATCCGCACATTATCGGCGTTTCCGCAGGGGCGGGCCTGACAGGCATCTTGATTTTAGTGATGTTTCCCCAGGCGGAGGCGCTTTTGACGCCAGCCGCCTTTGTGGGCGCCATCGGCGCAGCGGCGCTGGTCTATGCGCTGGCCTGGAACGGCGGTTTGCGGCCAGGACGGGTGATTTTGGCCGGCGTGGCCGTAGCGGCTCTTTTCGGGGCAGGTATTACTTCCCTTTTGATTTTCTACAGCGACCGGGTTCACGGAGCTCTGGCATGGATGGCTGGGGGGCTGGCTGCGCGGACATGGCCGCATGTGTACATGGTCTGGCCGTATGCGCTGGTTGGCGGTTTGATAGCTATGGCTATGGCCGGGCGTCTGAACCTGCTGCAGCTGGGTGACGATGTAGCGCGCAGCCTGGGTTTGGCGGTGGAAAAAACGCGGCTGTTGCTCATCGCTCTTGCGGCGCTATTGGCGGCCAGCGCGGTCAGCGTGGCCGGTTTGCTGGGGTTTGTGGGACTTATCGTGCCGCATGCGGCGCGCCTTTTGATCGGCAGCGACCATCGATTCTTGCTGCCGGCGGCAGGCCTGTTAGGAGCGGCGACGGTGACCTTTTGCGATACCGTCGCGAGAACGGCTTTTGCGCCGTTAGAGCTTCCGGTAGGCGTGCTGATGGCGGCCTTAGGAGCGCCCTTCTTCCTCTATCTTCTGCGAAAGGAACTGTGA
- a CDS encoding ABC transporter ATP-binding protein has translation MNMLEAEKLVFSAAGRNIIEDLSLQVPAGDVLAIIGPNGAGKSTLLKMLTGQLTPSAGSVRLQGEAVNSLAPSAMAKVLAYVPQGPQAPPDILVRELVSYGRHPHRAWYMGSRAEDEEAVERALERTGLLDLAKRPVGLLSGGERQRAWLALALAQQPQVLLLDEPTTFLDVCHQFELLDLLQRLNEEDNLTVVLVLHEINHALRYAKRVAVVKDGRLAALGPPWDVVTPELLRQVFRVQGEVVADSDGRAALLMQGLDRKSEQESR, from the coding sequence ATGAATATGCTCGAAGCGGAAAAACTGGTTTTTTCCGCGGCAGGACGCAACATTATTGAAGATCTTAGTCTGCAGGTTCCCGCAGGAGATGTGCTGGCCATTATCGGCCCCAACGGAGCGGGGAAGAGCACGCTGCTGAAAATGCTTACAGGACAGCTGACTCCTTCTGCCGGGTCCGTCCGGCTGCAGGGGGAGGCGGTGAACTCCCTGGCGCCTTCGGCGATGGCCAAGGTGTTGGCGTATGTGCCCCAGGGGCCGCAAGCCCCGCCGGATATTCTCGTGCGAGAGCTGGTGTCCTATGGGCGTCACCCGCACCGCGCCTGGTACATGGGCAGCCGCGCCGAAGACGAGGAAGCGGTAGAGCGGGCGCTGGAACGCACCGGTCTTTTGGACCTGGCGAAACGGCCGGTCGGGCTTTTATCCGGCGGCGAGAGGCAGCGGGCTTGGTTAGCGCTGGCGCTGGCGCAGCAGCCGCAGGTGCTGCTGTTGGATGAGCCGACTACCTTTTTGGATGTGTGCCATCAGTTTGAGTTGCTGGATCTTCTGCAGCGTTTGAACGAAGAAGACAATCTGACGGTGGTGCTGGTGCTGCATGAAATCAACCATGCTCTGCGTTACGCCAAACGGGTGGCTGTCGTCAAAGACGGTCGTCTGGCGGCCCTGGGACCTCCATGGGATGTGGTGACGCCGGAGCTGTTACGGCAGGTCTTCCGTGTACAAGGCGAAGTGGTGGCGGACAGCGACGGACGCGCGGCGCTGCTTATGCAGGGCCTGGACAGGAAGAGTGAACAGGAGTCACGGTGA
- the cobI gene encoding precorrin-2 C(20)-methyltransferase, which yields MAGCFIGIGVGPGDPKLLTVRAVECIQEADVIIAPRSEKKEESRALFIAQSYIKAETQIIKMVFPMVNSSEVQQEAWKENRKVLRELMEQGKKVVFLTLGDPMFYSTYMYVFQELKEAGYKVENVPGIPAFCGISNYLGYPVAEGTSVLTIIPATMEEGELDKTLATADNVVLMKAYKNVASLIGKLRTAGFSGVLVSNYGLPDQKVSEWEEVERVGAPYLSTILARRA from the coding sequence ATGGCAGGTTGTTTTATCGGCATTGGCGTAGGTCCTGGAGATCCGAAATTGTTGACCGTTCGGGCGGTTGAGTGCATTCAGGAGGCGGACGTAATTATTGCGCCGCGGTCCGAGAAAAAAGAAGAAAGTCGGGCGCTGTTTATTGCGCAGAGCTATATCAAGGCGGAAACGCAGATTATCAAGATGGTCTTCCCCATGGTCAACAGCAGCGAAGTGCAGCAGGAAGCTTGGAAGGAAAACCGCAAGGTGCTGCGCGAGCTGATGGAGCAGGGGAAAAAAGTAGTATTTCTTACCCTGGGCGACCCCATGTTTTATAGCACCTATATGTACGTATTCCAGGAATTGAAGGAAGCCGGCTATAAAGTAGAAAATGTTCCTGGCATTCCTGCTTTCTGCGGCATCAGCAATTATTTGGGGTATCCGGTTGCAGAAGGCACTTCGGTGCTGACGATCATTCCGGCTACCATGGAAGAGGGCGAGCTGGACAAGACCTTGGCCACGGCGGACAATGTGGTCTTGATGAAAGCCTATAAGAACGTAGCCTCCTTGATCGGCAAGCTGCGCACCGCAGGATTTAGCGGCGTTCTGGTGAGCAACTACGGTCTGCCGGATCAGAAGGTCAGCGAGTGGGAAGAAGTAGAGCGCGTTGGCGCACCGTACCTTTCGACCATCTTGGCGCGCCGGGCGTAG